One genomic segment of Erpetoichthys calabaricus chromosome 7, fErpCal1.3, whole genome shotgun sequence includes these proteins:
- the stard4 gene encoding stAR-related lipid transfer protein 4: MGGITDVSILSTNLRSTLISYYGIKEDEWQVAKKTKDVTVWRRPSDEFSGYLYKAEGVVKDIPKRTVDYIRPGPYRLNWDSLMTTMDIVEKFDQQGCCIMRYMTAGQLWNIIAPREFVDFSYTTDYENGLLSCGVSVEHGESGRNCVRGFNHPCGWFCRPLEDNVNHSLLTGFIQTDLRGMLPQSVVDSAMASSLVGFYTDLRKALQM; the protein is encoded by the exons atGGGAGGCATAACTGACGTCAGCATCTTGAGCACGAACCTCCGCAGTACCTTGATCAGCTATTATGGCATTAAGGAGGACGAATGGCAGGTGGCAAAGAAAACA AAAGATGTAACAGTATGGAGAAGACCTTCTGATGAATTCAGTGGATATCT GTATAAAGCTGAAGGAGTAGTGAAAGACATTCCCAAGAGAACAGTAGATTACATTCGTCCCGGACCTTACCGGTTAAATTGGGATAGTTTGATGACCACTATGGATATAGTTGAAAAATTTGATCAG CAAGGGTGTTGTATAATGCGCTATATGACAGCAGGGCAGCTATGGAACATCATTGCACCCAGAGAGTTTGTTGACTTTTCCTACACCACAGACTATGAGAATGGTCTTTTATCTTGTG GTGTTAGTGTTGAACATGGAGAGTCTGGCAGGAATTGTGTACGCGGCTTCAATCATCCCTGCGGATGGTTCTGCAGGCCATTGGAGGACAACGTGAACCACAGCCTTTTGACAGGCTTTATTCAGACTGATCTCCGAGGCATGTTACCTCAGTCTGTGGTGGACTCTGCCATGGCCAGCTCTTTAGTGGGCTTTTATACAGACTTGAGAAAGGCCTTGCAGATGTAG